AAAACAGTTTTTAGAAAACGGAGCTGATGTTATTATGCTTCCTGCTGTAGGGACTATACCGGGATTTACTCACGATGAAATGATAAAAGCGGTAAAATACATCAAAGAAAACAAGGGACTTGTAATGTCTGCAATAGGTACAAGTCAGGAGAGCTCTACAAGGGAAACTATAAGAGAAATAGCAATAATGAATAAAATAGCAGGAGTAGATATTCAGCATATAGGAGATGCGGGTTATGCAGGAGTAGCTCCTTTTGAAAATATAATGGAACTGTCTATAGCCGTAAGAGGAGTAAGACATACATTAAGAATGATTTCTGCTTCAAATGACAGATAAAAATATATAATTACAAGGAGGATTTATGAAAAGAATTTATTTATTTTGCAATGCCGGAATGTCAACAAGTTTAGTAGCAAAGAAAATGCAGGAAGTAGCAGATAGTTACAAACTTCCTATTGAGGTCAAGGCTTTTCCTGATCATAAATTGGATATTACGGTAGAAGAATTTCATCCGGATATTATTTTATTAGGACCTCAGGTGAAATTTAAACTTGAAGAAACAAGAGTTAAATACAAATCTAAAGGAATTCCTGTAGAAGTTATTGATTTGGAAGACTATGGAAATGTTGATGGAGAGCGCATTTTAAAAAGAGCAATAAAAATCTTGAAAGAGAAGGAGGCTAAATAATATGTTTGATAAATTGGAAAAAATTTTAGGTCCTGTAGCAGTTAAGTTAAGTAGTAATAAGGTGCTTACAGCAATTCGTGATGGTTTTTTAGTAGCCACTCCTTTAATTATAGTAGCTTCAATTTTTCTTGTTGTAGCAAATTTTCCTATTCCCGGATATTCTGAATTTTTAGCGAGGATTTTCGGAGAAAACTGGGAAGGATATCTTGATTCAGTTGTAAATTCGACATTTGGAGTAGTAGCTTTACTTGGAGTAATAGGGATAGGATATTATTATGGAAAAGCAAGAGGTATTGAAGGAATAGCCGGAGCAGCAGTATCTCTTGTAGCATTTCTGATTTTAAGCCCTCAATCTCATCCGTTTTTTGTAAATCAGGACGGGAAGTCGTTTAGAGGATTTGCATTCAGTAATTTAGGTTCTGCAGGACTTTTTCTTGCAATGATTACTGCACTGATTTCAGTATCAATATTTGTAAAAATTAAAGACAGAGGTTGGACTATAAAGCTTCCTGAAGGAGTACCGCCAGCAGTAATAAATTCTTTTGCAGCATTAATACCGAGTATGTTTGTAATGCTGACATTTTTTGTAGTAAGACTGGTATTTAATTTCACTGAATATAAATATGCTCACGATTTTATATATAAAGTTTTACAGACACCATTGATGGGATTCGGTCAAAGTTTGATTTTTGAGCCTATTTATCAATTTTTGTCAACATTATTCTGGTTTTTTGGTATTAACGGTCCTGCGGTTACAAATACTATCTTCGGTCCGATACATCTGGCCTTGACTACAGAAAACTTAACAGCATTTAATGCGGGGCAGCCGTTACCTAATATATTTACAGGTCCTTTTGGGGATTTCTTCGGTAACTTCGGTGGTGGAGGAAGTACACTTTCCCTTGTTCTCCTTATGCTGTTTGCAGGAAAATCTCAACGTATGAAAAAACTTGGAAAACTATCTATTGTACCCGGAATTTTTGGAATAAATGAAATGGTTATTTTCGGACTTCCTGTAGTTCTTAATCCGATTATTGTAATTCCGTTTCTGCTCGTTCCTCTTGTGAATATTATTTTGTCTACTATTGCAACAGTAATAGGTATTATACCTTATACAACAGGAGCATCACTGCCATGGACAACACCTTTATTTTTTTCAGGATGGTTGTCTACAGGAAGTATAATTGCAGGATTTTTTCAGATAGGTCTGGTGGCTTTAGGATGCTTAATTTACTATCCTTTTTTCAAAGTTTTGGATAATCAGTATCTAAAAGATGAAACTAAACCGATTGAGGAAAAAGACGATCTTAATGATATTTCTCTTGAAGATATATCGTTTGATTAACAATATTAAAGTAATTTACCTGAAAAAACTAATAATATTTTTTACTCCCGTTATCTGAAGCTTGTATAATAAAGTTTAAAACGATACGGGAGTTTTCAAAAAATATTTTATGATTGATAAAAATAATTTTATACTTAAAAAAATTTTGGAATATTTCATAAAACAGAAAATATATTGAGTTAAAAAAATAAAATTAGTAAAATCAGTATTTTATGATTTTCTAAATATAAAGTTTATTGTTAGATAATTATTTTTGATTTATGAGATAGTTCAGGGAAAAAAGCTGTTTGGTTAAAAAGTGTTTTTTTATGAAATTTTTGATTTCATGTATTTCTCCTTTGATTACAAAACTTTCCAATTTTCAAAAATATAAATTATGTTTGAAAAAATAAACAAACTATGTCCAGAGAAATTTTTCTTAATCAGTATAATTTATATTTTCCGGAAATTTATAGTCTTGGAGAAATTAAAGTTACGGTAAATTAGGACAGATTAAACATATAAAATTTTAAAATTATGGAGGTGTATACCAGTGAGAGTTGTATTGTTTTTTGACCAGATACAGTCAGGAACAGGAGGAAAAGAAAATTCCAATGTAGAATTGACTGTTGAAAAGGGAGGAATAGGTTCGTATATGATGTTTGAAGAATATATGAAAGAAATAGGTGCATCAGTATTAGCGACTACTTATTGCAGTGATAGTTATTTTAGAGAAAGCAAGGAAACAGTATTATCTAAAATGGAGGGATTTTTAAATAAAGTAAAAGCGGATATACTTTTGTGCGGTCCTTGTTTTAATTATGATGGATATGTTCAAATGTCAGCTATTTTGTCAGAGTACGTAAAGCAACATACAGAATGTACACCTATTATAGTATGTTCTGAAGAAAATGAAGATATTATTCAAAAATATAAAGATAAAATAGTAATAGTGAAAATGCCTAAAAAAGGCGGTGTAGGTTTAAGAGAATCATTGAAAAATATGGCAAAAGTAATTAAGTCAATATATAATAAGGAAAAGAAAGAATCTATATCAGCTTATATATATTAATTTTAAATTGATTTTAAACAAAATACAAAAATATTAAAGCCTGAAGTTTATATACAATTAATACAATATATTTGCTGAATTTGATTTTCAGTTCTTTTTTGGAAATTAAAGAATAGTATTATTCATAAATTTATGAAATGAGGTGAAATTTTATGTGGGGAATAATTGCCACATGGTGTATGGCACGGGACGGTGTCGAAAAAGCAACAAAAATGCTTAAAAATAAGGAAAAGGCTGAAAATGCTGTAGAAATTGCAATAAAGGATGTGGAAGATTTTCCCTATTATAAATCTGTAGGATATGGAGGATTACCTAATGAAGAAATGGAAGTAGAGCTTGATGCTGCTTATATGGACGGCTCCACTTTTAATTTTGGAGCGGTATGTGCCATAAAGGATTTTGCAAATCCCATATCTGTGGCAAAAAAACTGAGTAAACTTAGTGAAAATAACATGCTTGTAAGTTCGGGAGCAGAAGCTTATGCTCATAAGGAAGGATTTGAAAGAAAAAATATGCTTACAGATAGAGCAAAGATTCATTATAAAAATAGAATAAAAGATATTGCAGAGTACGAACTAAAACCTTATTCCGGACATGATACAGTAGGAATGGTATGTCTTGATGTATATGGAAATATGGTTTCAGGTACATCTACAAGTGGTCTTTTTATGAAGAAAAGGGGGCGGATAGGAGATTCTCCCATAATCGGATCAGGATTATATGTGGATAATGAAGTTGGGGGAGCGAGTGCTACGGGCTTAGGAGAGGATATAATGAAAGGTATTATTTCCTATGAAATAGTAAGGATGATGGAAACAGGAGCAGATCCTCAGACAGCGTGTGATAGAACTGTATATAATTTTGAAAGAAAAATGATGAAAAAAAGAGGGAAAATAGGAGATATATCAGTGGTTGCAATGAATAATAAAGGAGAATGGGGTGTTTCAACAAATATTGATAATTTTTCATTTGTAGTAGCAAATGAGTTGTCTGATATAAAAATTTATCGTGCAAAGCGGATTAACGGAAAAACGATATGTGAACTTGCTTCAAAAGAGTGGATAGAAGAATATATGAGTAAAAGAATGGAACCGTTGGAGGAGAAGTAAAATGGATAATGGAAAAAAAAGAGAAATTTCAGAAAAAGTAAAAATAATACAGAAAGAACTTTTAAATTCTTTAAAAGAGCTTGTATCTATTTACAGTGTTGAGTCTTCTCCTTCTGAAAATGCTCCTTTTGGAGAAGGACCTCGTCTTGCTCTTGACAAAGCCTTGGAAATTTCTCAAAAAATGGGATTTTATACAAAAAATATAGATAATAAGGTAGGATATGCACAATATGGAGACGGAGACGAAGATTATATAGGGATTTTCGGACATGTAGATGTTGTTCCTATAGGAACAGGGTGGAAATATGATCCTTTAAAAAGTAAAATAAAAAATAACAGAATATACGGACGGGGAGTATTGGATAATAAAGGTCCTATTCTCGCGAATTTATATGCTCTATATATTTTAAAAAAGTGTAATGTAACTTTTAAAATTCCTGTGAGAATTGTATTTGGAACAAATGAAGAGACAGGATTTAACTGTGTAAAGCATTATCTGAAAAAAGAAAAACCTCCGATTTTCGGCTGGACTCCTGATTGTAAATGGCCTGTTGTATATGGAGAAAGAGGTAGAATAAAAGTAAGAATTTGGGCAGAATACAGTTATGTAAAGGAGTTTTATGAATTTGTAAATGACTATATTTTATCTGCACCGAATAATGGAGTAAAATTAGGTATAGATTTTAAAGATGATGATTTTGGAGAAATGATTCTGAGAGGATACAAATTTGGTATTTCTGATAATAAGCATTATTTTGAATGGACAATGAGTTATCCCGGAAATTGTACAGGAGAAAAATTGATTGAGCTTATTAAGGAATGTCTGACAGAAAATTTGAAAATAGAAGAAGTATCTAACTGGAATCCCGTATTATATGATAAGTCATCTGAATACGTAAAAATATTGCAGAAAGTTTATAATGATATTACAGGATTTAATTCGGAACCTGTTACAACGACTGGAGGAACTTATGCAAAAATTATACCTAATATTATAGCTTACGGACCAAGCTTTCCGGGACAGAAAAATATAGCACATCTCCCTGATGAATGGATGGATTTGAATGATCTTGAAAAAATTACTGAAATATACACAATGGCATTATATGAAATAAATAAATTTTTGGAAAATAAAAAATAATGTGAATTTTATATTTTTAAAATATTATTTTACATTATAATCATATTTACTTGATTTTATTTTTTTTATGTGATAAAAATATATTAAATAAAAGTAAAATGTTTAAAGAAAGGATGATGTATGACACAGAAAATTTTAATATCATTAGTTTTGATGTTATGTTTTGGGTTGACATTTTCAAATCAAAAATCGGAAACGAAAAAAAGATTTGAAAAAGTGTACATTCAAAAACAGAGTTTATTTGATTTTGAAAAAACAGTGGAAACTATTAAAAATAGACTTGCAGAAAAAAAAGTTACAATTTTTTCAACAGTAGATCACAAGAAAAATGCAAATGGAGTTCAGCTTAAGCTTAGACCTACAACTGTTATTATTTTCGGAAATCCTAAAGTGGGGACATTGTTAATGCAGGAAGATCAAAAAGTATCTTTTGAACTCCCTTTAAAAATTTCCATATATGAAGATGAAAAAGGAAAAGTTCAGGTAGTTTATTATGATGTGAGATTATGGGGAAAAAAATTTAACATAAAGAATATCGAGATTTTGGAAAATATATCAAAACTTTATGATTATATTGTTCCGGTGGAAAATAATATGAACAACATGAAGATGAATGACATGAAAAAAGATAATATGAAAAATATGAATAAAAAATAAAATAGCAGAAGGAGAAAAAGAGAAAATGAAAATAATTCAGTCAAAAATATTAGTATTGTTAAGTTTAGTTGTTTTAACAGTTTTAGGATGTTCAAAAGGGAACTCATCAGATACAGCAAAAGAAAATATGAAATCTGATATGAAAGATGATAAAATGACAATGAAAAAAGTACTTGTAGTTTATCATTCAATGACAGGGACAACAGAAAAAGTAGCTGAAATGATAAAAGAAAAATTGGGAGCAGATATTTTAGAAATTGAACCTGAAAATGAGTATGATTTGAAAACAATAGAAGAAGTAGTAAAAAAACAAATGGCAGATAAAGAAAAAGTGGCAATAAAGAAAGTTGAGGGAGATCTTTCAGAATACGATACTATTATTATAGGAACGCCTGCATGGTTTTCAGAAGTATCTTTACCATTACAGACATACTTATCTGAACAGGATTTATCAGGAAAAACGGTAGCAGTTTTTACAACTTACGGAGGAACATATGGAGATTTACTGACTAATTTTGAAAAAAATGTAAAAGCTAAAGAAGTAAAAAAAGGAATAGCATTCAGTGGAAAACAGGTAAATGAAGGTATTGAAAAAGAACTCGATGCTTGGCTTGAAACTTTAAAATAAAAGGATAAAATAATAATTAGGAGAAAAAATGAAAAAAATTAAAGGACATTTTTTAATGATGTTAAGTTTAGTCATACTGTCATTTTTCGGTTATACAAATACAGGAATAGCAGCTATGATGAAAAACAATATGAAATCTGATATGATGAAAGATAGCGGCAAAGTACTTATAGTTTACTATTCTTTAACAGGAACAACGGAAAAAGTAGCTAAAATGGTACAGGAGAAATTAGGAGCAGATATTTTAAAAATAGAAACACAAAAACCGTATAATATATCTTCTATACCAAAATTAGAAGCATTAGTAAAAAAACAAATGGCAAATAAAGAAAAAGTGGCAATAAAAAAAATTAATAAAGACCTTTCAAAATATGATACTATTATTATAGGAACACCTGCATGGTTTTCAGAAGTGGCTTTACCTGTACAGACATATTTATCAGAGCAGAATTTATCAGAAAAAACGGTAGCAGTATTTACAACTTATGGAGGAACATATGGAAATTTACTGACTGATTTTCAAAAAAATGTGAAAGCTAAAGAAATAAAAAAAGGAATAGCATTCAGTGGAAGACAGGTAAAAAATGGAATTGAAAAAGAACTTGATGTTTGGGTTAAAACTTTAAAATAAAATTTGAAATTTTAAGAACAAATAATAAATAAAGAACCGTTTTAAATGACAGTAAGTGGTAAAAAATTGTTATTAAAAGGTTCTTTTATTTTTTATAAAATTTTGATTTTGTGTTTTTTATTGTTATCATAATTTTACTATATTTTTTTATTTAAAGCTATTTTTGTAATTTCCGACTTTCGATTCAATATTCAAAAATTTCAGAGTAAGCAATTATTTTTGAGTCTTAATAAAAGTACATTTAATTGTTTTTTTGAATGCTGTCTTAAAGTACAAAAATATGTAGAATGATAAATTTTGTACATATTTAATTTTTATAAAGTTTAGTAAAAATAAATAAAATTTTTATTTTTTTAAATATATATTGTTTATGGTTACGGGATTATTTTTAACTTATGAAACAGTTTTCGAATATATTTTTTAAAAAAATGAAAAAACTATACTTCTCTATTAAAATCATGTTTTATTAATTCAATAAGAGTAAATTTTTCATTTTCGTATTCATATTTAAAAATGGAACAGTTGGGGATGCCTGTAAAAGGAAATTCAGGAGCCCATCTGAGAAAAAAAGCATAGCACGCTGCTCCATGACTTACTGCAAGGACGGTATTATGATCTTCCTTTTCCATAATATTTGTCAGTGTTTCAGTCATTCTTTTTTCCACTATTTTTTCAGATTCTCCTTTAAACTTTAGAAAGAAATTTCCGTAACTTTTATCACCGGGTTCGTGAGGTGGATTCAGGTCTTCACTTTCTCCTTCAAATAAACCGAAATTCCACTCTTTAATTCCTTTTAGTCTTTCATAGGACATTTTAAAATCTGTTACTATTTCAAGAGTATCTGAAGCTCTTTCCTGTGTGGATGAGTAAGCATGATCAAAGGTAATTCCGTTCTCTTTGAAATACAGTCCTGCAATTTTTGCCTGTTTTACA
The Leptotrichia sp. OH3620_COT-345 genome window above contains:
- a CDS encoding histidine phosphatase family protein; translation: MKKTLYLMRHGQTLFNLRRKIQGACDSPLTDEGVKQAKIAGLYFKENGITFDHAYSSTQERASDTLEIVTDFKMSYERLKGIKEWNFGLFEGESEDLNPPHEPGDKSYGNFFLKFKGESEKIVEKRMTETLTNIMEKEDHNTVLAVSHGAACYAFFLRWAPEFPFTGIPNCSIFKYEYENEKFTLIELIKHDFNREV
- a CDS encoding GrdB-related putative oxidoreductase codes for the protein MRVVLFFDQIQSGTGGKENSNVELTVEKGGIGSYMMFEEYMKEIGASVLATTYCSDSYFRESKETVLSKMEGFLNKVKADILLCGPCFNYDGYVQMSAILSEYVKQHTECTPIIVCSEENEDIIQKYKDKIVIVKMPKKGGVGLRESLKNMAKVIKSIYNKEKKESISAYIY
- a CDS encoding PTS sugar transporter subunit IIC, translated to MFDKLEKILGPVAVKLSSNKVLTAIRDGFLVATPLIIVASIFLVVANFPIPGYSEFLARIFGENWEGYLDSVVNSTFGVVALLGVIGIGYYYGKARGIEGIAGAAVSLVAFLILSPQSHPFFVNQDGKSFRGFAFSNLGSAGLFLAMITALISVSIFVKIKDRGWTIKLPEGVPPAVINSFAALIPSMFVMLTFFVVRLVFNFTEYKYAHDFIYKVLQTPLMGFGQSLIFEPIYQFLSTLFWFFGINGPAVTNTIFGPIHLALTTENLTAFNAGQPLPNIFTGPFGDFFGNFGGGGSTLSLVLLMLFAGKSQRMKKLGKLSIVPGIFGINEMVIFGLPVVLNPIIVIPFLLVPLVNIILSTIATVIGIIPYTTGASLPWTTPLFFSGWLSTGSIIAGFFQIGLVALGCLIYYPFFKVLDNQYLKDETKPIEEKDDLNDISLEDISFD
- a CDS encoding N(4)-(beta-N-acetylglucosaminyl)-L-asparaginase translates to MWGIIATWCMARDGVEKATKMLKNKEKAENAVEIAIKDVEDFPYYKSVGYGGLPNEEMEVELDAAYMDGSTFNFGAVCAIKDFANPISVAKKLSKLSENNMLVSSGAEAYAHKEGFERKNMLTDRAKIHYKNRIKDIAEYELKPYSGHDTVGMVCLDVYGNMVSGTSTSGLFMKKRGRIGDSPIIGSGLYVDNEVGGASATGLGEDIMKGIISYEIVRMMETGADPQTACDRTVYNFERKMMKKRGKIGDISVVAMNNKGEWGVSTNIDNFSFVVANELSDIKIYRAKRINGKTICELASKEWIEEYMSKRMEPLEEK
- a CDS encoding flavodoxin, with protein sequence MKIIQSKILVLLSLVVLTVLGCSKGNSSDTAKENMKSDMKDDKMTMKKVLVVYHSMTGTTEKVAEMIKEKLGADILEIEPENEYDLKTIEEVVKKQMADKEKVAIKKVEGDLSEYDTIIIGTPAWFSEVSLPLQTYLSEQDLSGKTVAVFTTYGGTYGDLLTNFEKNVKAKEVKKGIAFSGKQVNEGIEKELDAWLETLK
- a CDS encoding PTS sugar transporter subunit IIB, producing MKRIYLFCNAGMSTSLVAKKMQEVADSYKLPIEVKAFPDHKLDITVEEFHPDIILLGPQVKFKLEETRVKYKSKGIPVEVIDLEDYGNVDGERILKRAIKILKEKEAK
- a CDS encoding flavodoxin, which encodes MKKIKGHFLMMLSLVILSFFGYTNTGIAAMMKNNMKSDMMKDSGKVLIVYYSLTGTTEKVAKMVQEKLGADILKIETQKPYNISSIPKLEALVKKQMANKEKVAIKKINKDLSKYDTIIIGTPAWFSEVALPVQTYLSEQNLSEKTVAVFTTYGGTYGNLLTDFQKNVKAKEIKKGIAFSGRQVKNGIEKELDVWVKTLK
- a CDS encoding Sapep family Mn(2+)-dependent dipeptidase; translated protein: MDNGKKREISEKVKIIQKELLNSLKELVSIYSVESSPSENAPFGEGPRLALDKALEISQKMGFYTKNIDNKVGYAQYGDGDEDYIGIFGHVDVVPIGTGWKYDPLKSKIKNNRIYGRGVLDNKGPILANLYALYILKKCNVTFKIPVRIVFGTNEETGFNCVKHYLKKEKPPIFGWTPDCKWPVVYGERGRIKVRIWAEYSYVKEFYEFVNDYILSAPNNGVKLGIDFKDDDFGEMILRGYKFGISDNKHYFEWTMSYPGNCTGEKLIELIKECLTENLKIEEVSNWNPVLYDKSSEYVKILQKVYNDITGFNSEPVTTTGGTYAKIIPNIIAYGPSFPGQKNIAHLPDEWMDLNDLEKITEIYTMALYEINKFLENKK
- a CDS encoding DUF302 domain-containing protein gives rise to the protein MTQKILISLVLMLCFGLTFSNQKSETKKRFEKVYIQKQSLFDFEKTVETIKNRLAEKKVTIFSTVDHKKNANGVQLKLRPTTVIIFGNPKVGTLLMQEDQKVSFELPLKISIYEDEKGKVQVVYYDVRLWGKKFNIKNIEILENISKLYDYIVPVENNMNNMKMNDMKKDNMKNMNKK